From one Cyprinus carpio isolate SPL01 chromosome B3, ASM1834038v1, whole genome shotgun sequence genomic stretch:
- the LOC109078087 gene encoding serine/threonine-protein kinase 19 isoform X2, producing the protein MNRKRALIADTFCLTKRRRCAADSVTGESQDIRSSLQYLVTLFSRKLFNDSLPPVVLKHQLYSLHNDKTSVDKQVNELRETGELLMFQLGFDSEAFALVFAEDYRAKVLQGEAGRGTLGTVEKFLTKLIPSCSDLSFNKEKMLKEFLFTDSEITQLVKSGVLTVRDAGSWWLSIPNSGKFIKYFIKGRKAVLGMVKKSKYSEILQTELEGRRTTSQVKFQMKYHIHDIIGAELVECIQTTSGTLLRYVDGNVN; encoded by the exons atgaacagaaaaagaGCCTTAATCGCAGACACCTTCTGTTTAACGAAGAGACGCAGATGTGCAGCTGACAGTGTTACCGGAGAAAGTCAAG ATATCAGGTCAAGCTTGCAGTACCTCGTGACACTGTTTTCACGCAAACTCTTCAACGACAGCCTCCCACCAGTGGTCTTAAAACACCAGCTCTACAGTTTACACAATGACAAAACCTCAGTGGACAAGCAGGTG AATGAGTTGAGGGAAACCGGCGAGCTGTTGATGTTCCAGCTGGGGTTCGACTCCGAGGCCTTCGCTTTGGTGTTTGCAGAAGATTACAGAGCCAAAGTCCTGCAGGGGGAAGCTGGCAGAGGAACGCTGGGAACTGTAGAGAAATTTCTGACCAAACTAATTCCCAGCTGCTCCGATTTGAGTTTCAACAAGGAAAAGATGCTCAAAGAGTTCCTATTTACAGACTCCGAGATAAC GCAGCTGGTGAAATCAGGCGTGCTCACTGTGAGGGATGCGGGGAGCTGGTGGCTTTCAATCCCAAACTCTGGCAAATTCATTAAGTACTTCATTAAGG GACGCAAAGCTGTTCTCGGCATGGTTAAGAAATCCAAATACAGTGAAATCCTCCAGACTGAATTGGAGGGACGCCGCACAACTTCGCAGGTCAAGTTCCAGATGAAGTATCACATTCATGATATAATCGGAGCAGAGTTAGTGGAATG CATTCAGACAACATCAGGGACATTGTTGCGATACGTGGACGGAAACGTCAACTAA
- the LOC109078087 gene encoding serine/threonine-protein kinase 19 isoform X1 translates to MNRKRALIADTFCLTKRRRCAADSVTGESQADIRSSLQYLVTLFSRKLFNDSLPPVVLKHQLYSLHNDKTSVDKQVNELRETGELLMFQLGFDSEAFALVFAEDYRAKVLQGEAGRGTLGTVEKFLTKLIPSCSDLSFNKEKMLKEFLFTDSEITQLVKSGVLTVRDAGSWWLSIPNSGKFIKYFIKGRKAVLGMVKKSKYSEILQTELEGRRTTSQVKFQMKYHIHDIIGAELVECIQTTSGTLLRYVDGNVN, encoded by the exons atgaacagaaaaagaGCCTTAATCGCAGACACCTTCTGTTTAACGAAGAGACGCAGATGTGCAGCTGACAGTGTTACCGGAGAAAGTCAAG CAGATATCAGGTCAAGCTTGCAGTACCTCGTGACACTGTTTTCACGCAAACTCTTCAACGACAGCCTCCCACCAGTGGTCTTAAAACACCAGCTCTACAGTTTACACAATGACAAAACCTCAGTGGACAAGCAGGTG AATGAGTTGAGGGAAACCGGCGAGCTGTTGATGTTCCAGCTGGGGTTCGACTCCGAGGCCTTCGCTTTGGTGTTTGCAGAAGATTACAGAGCCAAAGTCCTGCAGGGGGAAGCTGGCAGAGGAACGCTGGGAACTGTAGAGAAATTTCTGACCAAACTAATTCCCAGCTGCTCCGATTTGAGTTTCAACAAGGAAAAGATGCTCAAAGAGTTCCTATTTACAGACTCCGAGATAAC GCAGCTGGTGAAATCAGGCGTGCTCACTGTGAGGGATGCGGGGAGCTGGTGGCTTTCAATCCCAAACTCTGGCAAATTCATTAAGTACTTCATTAAGG GACGCAAAGCTGTTCTCGGCATGGTTAAGAAATCCAAATACAGTGAAATCCTCCAGACTGAATTGGAGGGACGCCGCACAACTTCGCAGGTCAAGTTCCAGATGAAGTATCACATTCATGATATAATCGGAGCAGAGTTAGTGGAATG CATTCAGACAACATCAGGGACATTGTTGCGATACGTGGACGGAAACGTCAACTAA